The Primulina eburnea isolate SZY01 chromosome 13, ASM2296580v1, whole genome shotgun sequence genome includes a region encoding these proteins:
- the LOC140809024 gene encoding LOW QUALITY PROTEIN: PX domain-containing protein EREX (The sequence of the model RefSeq protein was modified relative to this genomic sequence to represent the inferred CDS: substituted 1 base at 1 genomic stop codon), whose translation MNLYGINYSLFDLGLIDPALIESISTRHQTTSDGENQQKEGDTLLGSSNLIGKNEITLSQHRHDGTSPLPLGMDWSPPPRLWDGPSTVWPHGFHTGWSXCVSIPSWTILSEPGGSEPVVFYRVQVGLQSPEGVTTTRGLLRRFRDFLKLVSALKRSFPNKKLPTAPSKRLLKIKGREILEERRCSWEEWMTKVLADIDISRSAPSACFLELEAAARSAFSESSHQVLDMNLSSNIGTSLDPSNASVIGVNSELTSNFGDDSISETPEALSSSLTETTVNESWLQKGDQRIDNAVAMDEIYLDDQPSDVSSLWDIHRQCSSSSQHSASFVPTEFRDTLSISGSQFSHDTLVILPAEEQQKMNRLLVTMQQRLVTSKTDMEDLMARLNHEFAVRQYLTTKAKDLEIELESTKKIGKENLEKAILDERERFTQTQWDMEDISRKCLEMELKLKAEQDEKVVAEATNSSIVQENEALRQELDSAREQLKNVKKYQEDSDLRSKSDVKLLIKEVKSLRNSQSEQRQELDRMVKEKTELERRLQMEKQKTEHNKAANANLLHECEILRCRLEECSVNFLIEEENKLKMDTSYPSDAVDILATSDNRIGLLLAEAQLLAQEVKSSSITSHEGGDSGDHELRKMLCSVFMDNAILRKHVNSVVRCSLSTDNKQFETGKEEAPSRKAVLSKFLEK comes from the exons ATGAATCTTTACGGCATCAACTACTCACTCTTCGACCTTGGATTAATCGATCCCGCTTTGATCGAATCCATTTCAACCCGTCATCAGACAACCAGTGATGGGGAAAACCAGCAAAAGGAAGGAGATACTTTACTCGGGTCTTCAAATTTAATTGGGAAAAACGAGATTACCTTATCTCAGCATCGGCACGATGGCACTTCGCCGCTGCCGCTTGGGATGGATTGGAGCCCTCCTCCCCGTTTGTGG GATGGACCAAGTACAGTCTGGCCACATGGTTTTCACACTGGATGGAGTTAATGTGTTTCCATTCCTTCTTGGACTATCTTATCTGAACCAGGAGGTTCAGAGCCTGTGGTG TTTTACAGGGTTCAAGTAGGTTTGCAGTCACCGGAAGGGGTGACCACCACACGAGGATTGCTAAGAAGATTTAGGGATTTCTTGAAGCTTGTCTCTGCT CTCAAAAGGTCTTTTCCCAACAAAAAGTTGCCCACAGCTCCTTCAAAGAGGCTCTTGAAAATAAAAGGCAGGGAAATTTTGGAGGAA CGTAGGTGCTCTTGGGAGGAGTGGATGACAAAGGTACTCGCTGATATTGATATCTCAAGAAGTGCTCCTTCAGCATGCTTTCTTGAGTTAGAAGCGGCTGCAAGGTCAG CATTCAGCGAGTCAAGTCATCAGGTGCTGGACATGAATTTGAGTTCCAATATTGGCACTTCATTAGATCCATCAAATGCTTCAGTAATTGGCGTCAACTCAGAATTGACATCAAATTTTGGTGATGATTCTATTAGTGAGACACCTGAGGCTCTGTCCTCCAG TCTGACAGAAACAACCGTAAATGAATCGTGGTTACAAAAAGGTGATCAGAGAATTGACAATGCCGTAGCAATGGATGAGATTTATCTAGATGATCAACCGAGTGATGTTTCAAGTTTGTGGGATATCCACCGGCAGTGTAGTTCTTCATCTCAACATTCTGCAAGCTTTGTACCAACAGAATTCAGGGACACACTTTCCATATCAGGTTCACAATTTTCACATGATACACTGGTAATTCTTCCAGCAGAAGAGCAGCAGAAGATGAACAGACTTCTAGTTACCATGCAACAGCGGTTAGTCACATCAAAAACCGATATGGAAGATCTCATGGCTAGATTAAATCACGAATTTGCTGTAAGACAGTATCTAACTACAAAG GCCAAAGATTTGGAAATTGAACTTGAGTCTACAAAGAAGATTGGCAAAGAAAATCTGGAGAAGGCTATTCTTGATGAAAGGGAAAGATTTACTCAAACACAATGGGATATGGAGGACATCAGTAGAAAATGCTTGGAGATGGAGTTGAAGTTGAAAGCTGAACAG GATGAAAAAGTTGTCGCTGAAGCAACAAACTCTTCAATTGTTCAAGAGAATGAAGCATTACGGCAAGAGCTAGATTCCGCAAGAGAGCAGCTTAAAAACGTGAAGAAATATCAAGAAGATTCAGATTTGAGATCAAAGTCAGATGTTAAACTTCTTATAAAAGAAGTTAAGTCTCTTCGGAATTCTCAATCAGAACAGAGACAGGAGCTTGACAGAATGGTAAAAGAAAAGACAGAATTGGAG AGGAGACTACAAATGGAAAAGCAGAAAACTGAACACAATAAAGCTGCCAATGCAAATTTGCTACATGAGTGCGAAATTCTTCGTTGTCGGCTTGAAGAATGCAGTGTTAATTTTCTCATTGAGGAAGAAAACAAACTAAAGATGGATACTTCATATCCGTCTGATGCTGTCGATATATTGGCTACTTCGGACAATCGCATTGGTCTTCTTCTCGCAGAG GCACAGCTTCTGGCTCAAGAAGTTAAATCTTCATCCATAACAAGTCACGAAGGTGGCGATTCAGGTGACCATGAGTTGAGGAAGATGCTATGTAGTGTTTTTATGGACAATGCCATTTTGAGGAAACATGTCAATTCTGTAGTCCGGTGCTCTCTCAGTACAGACAACAAACAATTTGAAACTGGAAAAGAAGAGGCCCCTTCACGAAAAGCTGTTCTCAGCAAATTCTTGGAAAAGTAG
- the LOC140810692 gene encoding uncharacterized protein: protein MKRAASQPLLKYFREEDAEEEEHGKIKGKSLSDVDTIAKQVTCMTIHKKVAKKSRGELRSWDKYGGSWRLEQRTGAARLKKQLKARWTIQKLIDEQLTRFQAHYIRATGPTKLSDMAQLLMPKWSPGQELAAVSWLGDWRPSTILELLRSLINSLSNPFGVEHALSQLINDIRIEEAVIDEEITEIQATCVLHLPFGPVEGSGTDLARVKSEFKKIYRVVAKAQLLRLKAVELVVTKVLCQTDAAEFLVAFAGIQDVIHEIAMKASKGPVSIKGLGV from the exons ATGAAGAGAGCTGCGTCTCAACCCCTTCT GAAATATTTTCGAGAAGAGGatgcagaagaagaagaacatgGCAAAATCAAAGGAAAATCACTGAGCGATGTTGACACCATTGCCAAGCAAGTCACCTGCATGACAATACACAAGAAAGTAGCCAAGAAATCAC GTGGAGAGTTGCGTTCTTGGGACAAATATGGAGGATCATGGAGGCTAGAGCAGAGGACTGGAGCAGCAAGGCTAAAGAAACAGCTTAAAGCAAGATGGACCATTCAGAAACTGATTGATGAACAGCTGACCCGATTTCAGGCCCACTACATCAGGGCTACGGGCCCAACTAAACTATCAGATATGGCCCAACTTCTCATGCCCAAGTGGTCTCCGGGCCAGGAACTGGCCGCCGTGTCATGGCTTGGCGACTGGCGGCCCTCCACCATCCTGGAGCTGTTACGGTCATTGATCAACTCCTTATCGAACCCTTTTGGAGTAGAGCACGCCCTGTCGCAGCTGATCAATGATATACGTATTGAGGAGGCAGTGATCGACGAGGAAATCACTGAGATCCAAGCCACTTGTGTCCTTCACCTCCCCTTCGGTCCAGTCGAGGGAAGTGGGACAGATTTGGCTCGTGTCAAGTCCGAGTTCAAGAAAATCTATCGAGTTGTAGCTAAGGCACAACTCCTCAG GCTAAAAGCAGTGGAATTAGTGGTTACGAAGGTTTTATGCCAGACCGATGCAGCTGAGTTCCTCGTTGCATTCGCGGGAATCCAGGACGTCATCCACGAAATCGCTATGAAAGCGAGCAAGGGTCCAGTTAGTATCAAGGGACTTGGAGTTTAA